The Prosthecobacter dejongeii genome contains a region encoding:
- a CDS encoding Fur family transcriptional regulator, which yields MDPRVKERLEAHLTNTGLRRTKQRETIVEAAFATDDHFNAEELLEKARKLDRTVSRATVYRTLQLLVDCDLLREVDLGRDQTYYDPNFLDKPQHNHLICLDCDRVVEFEDEHSAVLHDCITRRLGFQPQMKAMRIQAHCDEFAKTGQCKYKAEHDVALAK from the coding sequence ATGGATCCACGAGTGAAAGAGCGCCTGGAAGCGCACCTGACCAATACCGGTCTGCGCCGTACCAAACAGCGCGAGACCATCGTTGAGGCTGCCTTTGCTACCGATGATCATTTCAATGCTGAAGAGTTGCTGGAAAAAGCCCGCAAACTGGACCGCACTGTTTCCCGCGCCACCGTCTATCGCACTTTGCAGTTGCTTGTAGATTGTGACCTGCTCCGCGAGGTGGACCTAGGTCGTGACCAGACGTACTACGATCCCAATTTTCTCGATAAACCGCAGCACAACCACCTCATTTGCCTGGATTGTGACCGAGTTGTGGAGTTTGAGGACGAGCACAGCGCCGTCCTGCATGACTGCATCACCCGTCGCCTTGGTTTCCAGCCACAAATGAAAGCCATGCGCATTCAGGCCCACTGCGATGAATTCGCTAAAACTGGTCAGTGTAAATACAAGGCCGAGCACGATGTGGCGCTGGCCAAATAG
- a CDS encoding fused MFS/spermidine synthase has protein sequence MSLFSAFRLPVAFLLGTLSLLSAFLLFQVQPVISKFILPWFGGSPGVWTTCMVFFQIVLFAGYTYAHLLTKLRPRTQALVHSGLLLAALVVLPIAPGEGWKPAGDEEPAGRILLLLLGTVGLPYFILSSTSPLAQVWFTRAVPGGTPWRLYALSNIGSLLALLSYPFFFEPLLEVTVQTWLWSGAFVLFAALSATLVWKVTRSVSSTEKVPSATHDAEATSLSTLVENAPPWWHRLLWVALPALASVMLLATTNHVCQDVAVVPFMWVVPLSLYLLTFILCFEHERWYLRGLWAPLAMAVLFITAGEKHLGWDVDLTPNYLAEIVWCFSAMFLACLLCHGELARLKPSPSRLTEFYLLMSAGGALGGLLVSLVAPRVFVTYMEWPLALLASLFVATITLAVAGVRLSRRWVGFPLAGVAAVLGSLGVGFLAEKTTKVEPRLERVRNFYGTVHVDEDYDTGLENEYRTLTHGGIVHGMQNLGDLYRQEPVTYYGRHTGIGRALGRLADQKGAKVGIVGLGAGTAACYAQNAHDFRFYEINPDVVRLARKHFTYLSDAEKRGATVTTVIGDARLMLEREPSQQFDVLLLDAFSGDAIPMHLLTREAFQIYHRHMKPDGIIVVHVTNSYLILAPVVVKQAEAMGWKTTRVITVQMGDDDDTDYMLVTQNTAFLNATPADEPVDEPTLDVPLWTDRYHNLFQILMTD, from the coding sequence ATGTCCCTTTTCTCTGCCTTCCGCCTGCCTGTGGCTTTTTTGCTCGGGACTCTCAGCCTGCTCAGCGCCTTTTTGCTGTTTCAGGTCCAGCCCGTGATCAGTAAGTTCATCCTGCCTTGGTTCGGTGGCAGTCCAGGGGTGTGGACCACCTGCATGGTGTTTTTCCAGATCGTTCTTTTTGCCGGGTACACCTATGCGCACTTGCTGACCAAGTTACGTCCACGCACGCAGGCCTTGGTCCACAGCGGACTGCTGCTGGCGGCTCTGGTCGTGCTGCCCATCGCCCCTGGGGAAGGGTGGAAACCCGCTGGGGATGAAGAGCCTGCGGGCCGGATCCTGCTATTATTGTTAGGCACCGTGGGACTGCCCTACTTTATTCTTTCTAGTACTAGTCCGCTGGCACAGGTGTGGTTCACACGTGCGGTGCCGGGGGGAACGCCCTGGCGGCTCTATGCACTTTCGAACATCGGCTCTTTGTTGGCGTTGCTAAGTTACCCCTTTTTCTTTGAGCCGCTGCTGGAGGTAACGGTGCAGACGTGGTTATGGTCCGGCGCATTTGTTCTTTTCGCCGCACTTTCCGCCACGCTGGTATGGAAGGTCACGCGGTCAGTTTCTTCCACTGAAAAAGTGCCATCGGCGACCCATGACGCCGAAGCTACGAGCCTATCTACGCTGGTGGAAAACGCGCCGCCGTGGTGGCATCGCCTGCTCTGGGTGGCCTTGCCTGCGCTGGCCAGTGTGATGCTTTTGGCCACTACGAATCACGTCTGCCAGGACGTGGCTGTGGTGCCTTTCATGTGGGTGGTGCCCCTGAGCCTCTACCTGCTCACCTTCATCCTCTGTTTTGAGCATGAGCGCTGGTACCTGCGGGGACTGTGGGCTCCGCTGGCCATGGCGGTGCTATTTATTACGGCCGGCGAAAAGCACCTGGGCTGGGATGTGGACCTGACACCGAATTACCTAGCTGAAATCGTCTGGTGCTTTAGTGCCATGTTTTTGGCCTGCCTGCTCTGTCATGGCGAACTAGCACGGCTGAAACCTAGCCCCTCACGCTTAACGGAGTTTTACTTGCTCATGTCCGCTGGCGGGGCGCTGGGCGGTCTGCTGGTTAGCTTGGTAGCTCCACGAGTTTTTGTCACCTACATGGAGTGGCCGCTGGCGTTGCTGGCCAGTCTGTTCGTCGCCACCATCACCCTGGCGGTGGCGGGGGTGCGGCTATCGCGGCGCTGGGTCGGCTTTCCGCTGGCAGGAGTGGCAGCGGTGTTGGGGAGCCTGGGCGTAGGGTTCCTTGCAGAAAAGACCACCAAGGTGGAGCCCCGTCTGGAGCGCGTACGCAACTTTTACGGCACGGTGCATGTGGATGAAGACTACGATACAGGGCTGGAAAATGAATACCGCACGCTTACCCACGGTGGCATCGTTCACGGCATGCAAAATCTGGGCGATCTCTACCGCCAGGAGCCTGTGACCTACTATGGGCGCCACACGGGCATTGGTCGCGCGCTGGGGCGACTGGCAGACCAAAAAGGTGCGAAAGTGGGCATCGTGGGCCTTGGGGCAGGCACTGCCGCCTGCTATGCCCAGAACGCCCATGACTTTCGTTTTTACGAGATCAATCCCGACGTGGTTCGCCTGGCGCGCAAACATTTTACCTACCTTTCCGACGCTGAAAAGCGCGGCGCTACTGTCACCACCGTCATCGGGGATGCCCGTCTGATGCTCGAGCGTGAGCCCAGCCAACAGTTTGATGTGCTGTTGCTAGACGCTTTCAGTGGGGATGCCATCCCCATGCATCTACTGACACGCGAGGCCTTTCAAATCTACCACCGTCACATGAAGCCAGACGGCATCATCGTCGTGCATGTGACCAACAGCTACCTCATCCTCGCTCCCGTCGTAGTGAAACAAGCAGAAGCCATGGGCTGGAAAACCACCCGTGTCATCACCGTGCAGATGGGTGATGACGACGATACAGACTACATGCTAGTGACCCAGAATACCGCCTTTCTGAATGCTACCCCGGCCGATGAACCCGTGGACGAACCCACCCTGGATGTACCTCTTTGGACGGACCGCTATCACAATCTTTTCCAAATTCTTATGACGGATTAG
- a CDS encoding DUF1592 domain-containing protein gives MIERSSFWAIWASGILTITAAADESAVFSGLEKDILPFLEKNCLECHDADAAKADINLEPLWDTKAARLDVRLWDKIGDQVRTRQMPPPKEKIQPTEQERQKLGDWIQQAQQAVKAQTPTDPGFRKARRLTRREYSLTLRDLLYGASDTLGDAFPTDGAGGEGFDNNADTLFIPPLLIEKFIGATDAGLAAAWSKWEIKKQLITQWPSESKKPQQAAQETLHTFARRAYRRPVTDADVLPLLAIFDRGLKAGMDYETSLKRAFKAALLSPKFLILQEQDRPGETQTWQVNGHEMAQRLSYFLWSTMPDAELSRLADEDKLHEPSVIGSQVKRMLADPKAEALTKHFAAQWLGLDALFNTVDPDRGKYKEFTQSLRQAMYDEGLYFSSAILRENGRVLDFLDSKYTFVNEELARLYEIPDVKGSEMRRVMFKDERRGGVLGMGGMLAATAYPQRTSPVLRGKWVLETLMGTPPPPPPANVGSLPEDDRKIENLTFRQQLEKHRSKAQCMGCHNRLDPPGFGLENFDPIGKWREHENGKALDVSANFVDGRTFKGPAEMRRILMTEKHKFVRNFCARLLGYALGRGLEPRDQPTLLRLEETLVKNDYHALPLLIAVAQSYPFTHRRQ, from the coding sequence ATGATCGAACGCAGCAGTTTTTGGGCAATTTGGGCCAGTGGTATTCTCACTATCACTGCGGCGGCGGATGAATCCGCAGTCTTTTCGGGACTGGAAAAAGATATTCTGCCCTTTTTGGAAAAAAACTGCTTGGAGTGCCACGATGCAGATGCCGCCAAGGCCGATATCAACTTGGAACCTCTGTGGGACACGAAGGCGGCCCGGCTGGATGTGCGTCTGTGGGATAAAATCGGCGATCAGGTGCGCACTCGTCAAATGCCCCCACCCAAAGAAAAAATCCAGCCTACGGAACAGGAACGGCAAAAACTAGGCGATTGGATTCAGCAAGCGCAGCAAGCGGTGAAGGCGCAAACACCCACCGACCCCGGCTTTCGCAAGGCCCGCCGCCTCACCCGTCGTGAATATAGCCTGACCCTGCGCGACCTCCTTTATGGGGCAAGTGACACGCTGGGAGATGCCTTCCCCACGGATGGTGCTGGGGGGGAGGGCTTTGATAACAATGCCGATACTCTTTTTATCCCACCTCTTCTCATTGAGAAATTCATCGGAGCCACGGATGCTGGATTGGCTGCTGCCTGGAGTAAATGGGAGATCAAAAAGCAACTCATCACCCAGTGGCCCAGTGAGAGTAAAAAGCCTCAGCAGGCCGCTCAGGAAACGTTGCACACCTTTGCTCGCCGAGCTTACCGCCGCCCTGTCACAGACGCCGATGTCTTGCCTTTGCTCGCCATTTTTGATCGTGGATTGAAGGCTGGGATGGATTATGAAACCTCTCTGAAGCGGGCTTTCAAAGCGGCTTTGCTTTCCCCTAAGTTCCTCATTCTTCAGGAGCAAGATCGCCCTGGGGAAACCCAAACTTGGCAGGTCAATGGTCATGAAATGGCCCAGCGACTCTCCTATTTCCTCTGGTCCACCATGCCAGATGCCGAACTTAGCCGTTTAGCGGATGAAGACAAGCTCCATGAACCTTCGGTCATCGGATCCCAGGTGAAGCGCATGCTGGCAGATCCCAAAGCGGAGGCCCTGACAAAACACTTTGCCGCCCAGTGGTTGGGCCTGGATGCACTCTTTAACACCGTGGATCCTGATCGCGGTAAGTACAAGGAATTCACTCAAAGTTTACGTCAGGCCATGTATGACGAGGGACTTTATTTCTCCTCTGCCATTCTTCGGGAAAATGGTCGCGTGCTCGATTTTCTGGATAGCAAATACACCTTTGTGAATGAGGAACTGGCGCGTCTGTATGAGATTCCCGATGTGAAAGGGTCCGAGATGCGCCGGGTCATGTTCAAGGACGAGCGCCGTGGTGGTGTGCTCGGCATGGGGGGCATGCTGGCAGCCACCGCGTACCCCCAACGCACCAGCCCTGTGCTACGCGGAAAATGGGTGCTGGAGACCCTCATGGGCACTCCACCCCCACCGCCGCCTGCAAATGTGGGCTCATTGCCCGAGGATGATCGCAAGATCGAAAATCTGACCTTCCGCCAGCAACTGGAAAAACACCGCAGCAAAGCCCAGTGCATGGGCTGTCACAATCGCCTCGACCCACCTGGGTTCGGGCTGGAAAATTTCGATCCCATCGGCAAATGGCGCGAGCATGAAAATGGCAAAGCTCTGGATGTCTCTGCCAATTTTGTGGACGGACGCACCTTCAAAGGCCCAGCCGAAATGCGCCGCATCCTTATGACTGAAAAGCACAAATTCGTGCGCAACTTCTGCGCCCGCCTCTTGGGCTATGCACTTGGTCGTGGCCTGGAGCCCCGTGATCAGCCCACTCTTCTGCGGTTGGAGGAAACGCTCGTCAAAAACGACTACCACGCTTTACCTCTACTTATTGCTGTGGCCCAGAGCTACCCCTTTACCCATCGGCGGCAATAG
- a CDS encoding peptide ABC transporter substrate-binding protein, with protein sequence MRFLSRLLRLTACAVLLGACAPERERADLVFIQSAEPETLDPALTSDQVSMRLSTSLFEGLCRVTQAGKPEPAMAERWDVSEDGKIYTFHLRAGTTWTNGQPVTAQDFVASWQRALHPDTGADYATLMHVIRGAKAYTEGTQKDFAQIGVKALDAKTLVVELENPTPYFIDLSAFVTLAPVPVATIAQHGTAWIKPANIITNGAYILEEWLLDDRIRLRKNPAYWDAANVKMATIEVKPVQDANTALSYFHTGQCDLLMDKGMLPPSLTQKLKQQSWFHTAPFLGTWFIRINVTRPPFNDPRVRQAFALAVDKKRIVEKITQLGELPAQGITPPGIGQGYQSPPGLDLNVAEARRLLAEAGFPDGRGFPRVEYLYIPLPIERNIAIELQSMWQEALGVTVNLTKQEQKVWLKSMRELDYHLCRSSWVGDYNDPSTFLDLFTTGNGQNRTGWANTKYDQFITAAAREADIPKRNLIFQQAEQTLVREEAAVIPVYSYVGVQFYRPEKLEGVQGNLIDDHPFRCMRWK encoded by the coding sequence ATGCGATTTCTGTCTCGACTGCTGCGACTTACTGCCTGTGCTGTGCTTCTCGGTGCCTGTGCCCCGGAGCGGGAGCGTGCGGATCTGGTCTTCATCCAAAGCGCTGAGCCCGAGACGCTAGACCCGGCGCTGACCTCGGATCAAGTTTCCATGCGCCTTTCCACCTCCCTTTTCGAAGGACTGTGCCGGGTGACTCAGGCGGGGAAACCGGAGCCAGCCATGGCCGAGCGGTGGGACGTTTCTGAAGATGGCAAGATCTACACTTTTCACCTGCGGGCAGGCACCACATGGACCAACGGGCAGCCCGTGACAGCACAGGATTTTGTCGCCTCCTGGCAGCGTGCTCTGCACCCAGATACTGGGGCCGACTACGCCACGCTGATGCATGTGATCCGCGGGGCCAAGGCCTACACAGAAGGCACACAAAAGGACTTTGCCCAGATTGGAGTGAAGGCCCTGGATGCAAAGACGCTGGTGGTGGAGTTGGAGAACCCCACGCCGTACTTCATAGATCTGTCGGCCTTTGTCACGCTGGCTCCCGTTCCGGTGGCCACCATCGCCCAGCACGGTACAGCCTGGATCAAACCGGCGAACATTATCACCAACGGCGCTTATATCTTGGAAGAATGGCTGCTGGATGACCGCATCCGCCTGCGCAAAAACCCGGCCTACTGGGATGCCGCGAATGTGAAGATGGCCACCATCGAGGTGAAGCCCGTGCAGGATGCGAATACGGCGCTGAGTTACTTTCACACCGGCCAGTGTGATCTGCTGATGGATAAAGGCATGCTCCCACCCAGCCTGACGCAAAAGCTTAAGCAGCAGTCCTGGTTTCACACGGCCCCGTTTTTGGGCACGTGGTTCATCCGCATCAATGTGACACGTCCGCCCTTCAATGATCCGCGAGTTCGCCAAGCCTTCGCACTGGCAGTGGATAAAAAACGCATCGTGGAGAAGATCACTCAACTGGGGGAACTTCCCGCGCAGGGCATCACCCCGCCCGGCATCGGCCAGGGCTACCAGTCGCCACCAGGGCTGGATCTGAATGTGGCTGAGGCGCGCCGCTTGCTGGCAGAGGCCGGTTTTCCGGATGGACGTGGATTTCCCCGCGTGGAGTACCTTTACATTCCGCTACCTATTGAAAGAAACATCGCCATTGAACTGCAATCCATGTGGCAAGAGGCCCTAGGCGTGACGGTGAACCTGACGAAACAGGAGCAAAAGGTGTGGCTGAAGTCCATGCGCGAGCTGGATTACCACCTGTGTAGGTCGAGTTGGGTGGGCGATTACAATGACCCAAGCACCTTTTTAGATCTCTTTACCACCGGCAATGGTCAAAACCGCACCGGCTGGGCTAACACCAAGTATGACCAATTCATCACAGCAGCCGCGCGTGAAGCTGACATTCCAAAGCGCAATCTTATCTTCCAACAGGCGGAGCAGACTCTGGTGCGTGAAGAGGCAGCGGTGATCCCGGTGTACTCCTATGTGGGAGTACAGTTTTATCGGCCAGAGAAATTGGAAGGTGTGCAGGGTAATCTGATTGATGATCACCCCTTTCGCTGCATGCGCTGGAAATGA
- a CDS encoding M23 family metallopeptidase codes for MRLPSLFTFLLLVLLGWMLWERIGLKVWMARHFESPLERPLDPAFLRLSPLEIVQLPLAVRFDYPMGTAHGAFTYNAQPFRISRHLGDDLNGIGGGNSDLGDAVYAAGIGQVVYAGVPGPGWGNMVILAHRVPDLEDAGQERVYQTVYAHLDQILAQPGKTVNRGEKIGTVGTANGQYLAHLHFEVREGPYINPGQGYADAPLNRVSPEAFIAQRRGAPDEQMNAPPKLNRR; via the coding sequence ATGCGTCTTCCTTCACTCTTCACCTTTCTACTTCTGGTCCTCCTCGGCTGGATGCTGTGGGAGAGGATTGGACTGAAGGTGTGGATGGCGCGGCACTTTGAATCCCCGCTGGAGCGGCCCCTGGATCCTGCTTTTTTGCGCCTGAGCCCACTGGAAATCGTGCAACTGCCACTGGCGGTACGGTTTGACTACCCCATGGGCACGGCGCATGGCGCATTTACTTACAATGCGCAGCCTTTCCGAATTTCCCGTCATTTGGGCGATGATTTGAATGGCATTGGAGGGGGGAACTCAGATTTGGGGGATGCTGTGTATGCAGCAGGAATAGGCCAGGTAGTGTATGCGGGGGTGCCTGGGCCTGGGTGGGGAAACATGGTGATCCTGGCCCATCGAGTGCCGGATCTGGAGGATGCGGGCCAGGAGCGGGTGTACCAAACCGTGTATGCGCACCTGGACCAGATTTTGGCTCAGCCAGGAAAGACGGTGAATCGGGGTGAAAAAATAGGCACGGTGGGGACTGCCAATGGGCAATATCTGGCGCATCTGCACTTTGAGGTCCGTGAAGGGCCGTATATAAATCCCGGCCAGGGATACGCCGATGCCCCACTGAATCGTGTCTCACCCGAGGCCTTCATTGCTCAACGGCGCGGGGCACCCGATGAACAGATGAACGCCCCACCGAAGCTCAATCGACGATAG
- a CDS encoding LamG domain-containing protein, giving the protein MKVTALFFLVLASLARAADKPLLALPGEVIYESKLDTAPAAPWKAAKGQWELKDGVLRGSELEADKHGAVTRLPNKLNDFVIEYEFKFEGARTTSLSINAVKDHMARISITPKSVTVQRDDNDHAGPDKAVIFARFPAELTPGIWHKVRLEMVGDTLLGQVDDLTAWGSSELFKSEKANPGFTVGGQSVDFRNLTLRTATLNPEWESVKASLPQPGEKIAPAPARKGAGKGKAAAKKKKAE; this is encoded by the coding sequence ATGAAAGTCACCGCCCTCTTTTTTCTCGTCCTTGCCTCGCTCGCCCGCGCTGCTGACAAACCCCTCCTCGCTCTGCCGGGTGAAGTCATCTATGAAAGCAAGCTAGACACTGCTCCCGCCGCTCCTTGGAAGGCCGCTAAAGGCCAATGGGAACTCAAGGATGGCGTCCTGCGTGGCTCGGAACTGGAAGCTGACAAACATGGAGCCGTTACCCGCTTGCCTAACAAATTAAATGACTTTGTCATCGAATACGAATTCAAGTTCGAAGGTGCCCGCACCACCAGCCTTTCCATCAATGCCGTGAAAGACCACATGGCCCGCATCAGCATCACCCCCAAAAGCGTCACCGTGCAGCGTGATGACAACGACCACGCGGGTCCAGACAAAGCCGTCATCTTCGCACGCTTCCCGGCCGAACTAACCCCCGGCATCTGGCACAAAGTGCGCCTGGAGATGGTGGGAGACACCCTGTTGGGGCAGGTGGATGACCTCACCGCCTGGGGCAGCAGCGAGCTCTTCAAATCCGAAAAAGCCAATCCTGGCTTCACCGTTGGCGGCCAGTCTGTGGACTTTCGCAACCTCACCCTCCGCACCGCTACCCTCAATCCCGAATGGGAAAGTGTGAAAGCCTCCCTCCCTCAGCCTGGTGAAAAAATCGCTCCTGCACCCGCTCGCAAAGGCGCGGGCAAAGGTAAAGCTGCCGCCAAAAAGAAAAAAGCCGAGTGA
- a CDS encoding ion transporter — translation MSAAPPDPSPRRERLWRIIFLSDTPVGRAFDVVLLWLIGLSVLTIILESVDEIRLPNVRFFNVLEWIFTVLFTVEYLARLWSVRRPLRYALSFFGVVDLISVLPAYLELFIPGTHYLMALRVLRLMRMFRVLKMAEYLGEASILLAALRASRRKITLFLTTVIGIVLVEGTVVYVLEHEANPDFANIPQAIYWAIVTITTVGYGDVAPITVPGKMMASIIMLTGFAIIAVPTGIVTSELGRAMGRPLAHRRRCNECGWEDHDTRALHCQHCGVKLDA, via the coding sequence ATGAGTGCTGCCCCTCCTGACCCCTCTCCGAGGCGCGAACGTCTCTGGCGAATCATTTTTCTTTCGGATACCCCTGTGGGCCGTGCTTTTGATGTGGTGCTTCTGTGGTTGATCGGCCTGAGTGTGCTCACTATCATCTTAGAAAGTGTGGATGAAATCCGCCTGCCGAACGTGCGTTTTTTTAACGTGCTGGAGTGGATCTTCACGGTACTTTTCACGGTCGAGTATCTGGCGCGCTTATGGTCCGTGCGTCGGCCCCTGCGCTACGCTTTGAGCTTCTTCGGGGTGGTGGATCTCATCTCCGTCTTACCCGCTTACCTGGAACTCTTCATCCCTGGCACCCACTACCTCATGGCCTTGCGCGTGCTACGGCTCATGCGCATGTTCCGCGTGCTGAAGATGGCCGAATATTTGGGCGAAGCCAGCATCCTCCTGGCTGCGCTGCGGGCCAGTCGGCGGAAGATCACCCTCTTCCTCACCACCGTGATTGGCATCGTTCTAGTGGAAGGCACCGTCGTCTATGTGCTGGAGCATGAGGCGAACCCTGACTTTGCCAACATCCCCCAGGCCATCTATTGGGCCATCGTCACCATCACCACCGTGGGTTATGGCGATGTGGCACCCATTACCGTTCCTGGGAAAATGATGGCCTCCATCATCATGTTGACCGGTTTTGCCATCATCGCCGTGCCCACCGGCATCGTCACCAGTGAGTTAGGCCGCGCCATGGGCAGGCCCCTGGCCCATCGCCGTCGTTGCAATGAATGCGGTTGGGAAGATCATGATACGCGCGCGTTACACTGCCAGCATTGTGGAGTGAAGTTGGATGCGTAA
- a CDS encoding YfbK domain-containing protein, whose protein sequence is MKPSSQENPDLTAYALGELHARQARDIHSLLAACPVATHELEQVEAVTDALRQGAPIPQERLRPEQRHAVLYPASLPRRMAPLMPRPAPRRASVLRPFLVGVLKAAAVLTLTGAAYLVGRHSGLGGGSSTSTVAMASEPVTTMPKVEAPMPAPQVKAPEAAVLVKATPAPEKAPVVVIAPAPEPQRTAAVAVKPAVSTPATVTSPALVASAPVVRPVAVTSPGKHTHFVNASRQAVDQFALAPAQIRPLPAKVNRQELLAAPAPLTTPEVKDTGKPRTPDLYIHSWKAEVTTCPWNEGHRLLRVSIQLPADQPAALTPATYPLRVTFDPKNVREYRQLCERHQPAAELRQSGTHVVWYEFLPNGDVTANKTVATVTLDKGRFTTQAVGPFDSTKLAVQDRGEAWQNAREDFIFDSAVVSFGLLMRGLPQTPQLNHALVLSLAEKAQSPDPTGDRRRFIKLVREAALAAGL, encoded by the coding sequence ATGAAACCTTCCTCGCAAGAAAACCCCGATCTCACGGCTTACGCCTTGGGGGAATTGCACGCGCGCCAGGCTCGAGACATTCACTCCCTGCTCGCGGCCTGCCCAGTCGCCACGCATGAGCTGGAGCAGGTGGAAGCCGTTACCGATGCCCTCCGCCAGGGTGCTCCCATCCCGCAAGAACGCCTGCGTCCTGAGCAGAGACACGCCGTTCTCTACCCTGCCAGCCTACCCCGCCGTATGGCCCCGCTCATGCCCCGGCCTGCACCGCGCCGCGCTTCCGTCCTGCGTCCCTTTTTGGTTGGCGTTTTGAAAGCCGCAGCCGTGCTCACCCTCACCGGTGCAGCCTACCTCGTAGGTCGTCACAGTGGTCTTGGCGGTGGCTCTAGCACTTCCACCGTGGCCATGGCCTCAGAACCCGTTACGACGATGCCGAAGGTCGAGGCCCCCATGCCTGCTCCCCAGGTGAAAGCTCCTGAAGCTGCCGTATTGGTTAAGGCCACTCCAGCCCCTGAAAAAGCCCCCGTCGTGGTCATTGCCCCTGCGCCGGAACCGCAACGGACAGCAGCGGTCGCGGTCAAGCCTGCCGTTTCCACTCCTGCGACGGTGACCAGCCCTGCCCTTGTCGCCTCCGCCCCTGTGGTACGCCCGGTGGCCGTAACCAGCCCTGGGAAACACACCCACTTTGTCAATGCAAGCCGTCAAGCTGTGGACCAATTTGCGCTCGCTCCGGCCCAAATCCGCCCACTACCTGCTAAGGTGAACCGTCAAGAACTCCTAGCTGCACCCGCCCCCCTCACCACCCCAGAGGTGAAGGATACGGGTAAACCGCGCACTCCGGATCTCTACATCCACTCCTGGAAGGCGGAGGTCACCACCTGCCCCTGGAATGAAGGGCACCGCCTGCTGCGCGTGAGCATCCAGTTGCCAGCAGATCAGCCCGCTGCCCTCACCCCGGCCACCTATCCCCTGCGTGTCACCTTCGACCCTAAAAACGTCCGTGAATACCGCCAGCTCTGCGAGCGCCACCAGCCTGCGGCGGAACTGCGCCAGTCCGGCACCCACGTCGTTTGGTATGAATTCCTACCAAATGGTGACGTCACAGCCAACAAGACGGTAGCCACGGTGACTCTGGACAAAGGCCGTTTCACCACCCAGGCCGTGGGCCCCTTCGACAGCACTAAACTCGCCGTGCAAGATCGAGGTGAGGCCTGGCAAAATGCTCGCGAAGACTTCATTTTTGACAGCGCGGTTGTCAGCTTTGGCCTGCTCATGCGCGGCCTGCCACAGACGCCACAGCTCAATCACGCCCTGGTCCTCTCTCTGGCAGAAAAAGCCCAGAGCCCTGACCCCACGGGTGATCGCCGTCGTTTCATCAAACTCGTTCGCGAAGCTGCACTCGCCGCAGGCCTGTAG
- a CDS encoding RNA polymerase sigma factor, with translation MSVQPHQDEASLLVRRALDQYESNLIAYTAGILNGDYERARDVVQDALLKLYLTDPDKVRDNLKAWLFTVCRNRALDILRKDHRLDLGNDDAMDSAVSFDPDPAENADSQELHARLWELVEKLRPNQREVIRLKFMHDCSYQQIADVTGLTVGNVGFIMHVAIKKLRELLNRELASRSH, from the coding sequence ATGTCCGTCCAGCCTCATCAAGATGAAGCCTCCCTCCTCGTCAGGCGGGCGCTGGACCAGTACGAGAGCAATCTCATTGCCTACACGGCAGGTATCCTCAATGGAGACTATGAACGCGCCCGCGATGTGGTGCAGGACGCCCTCCTCAAGCTTTACCTTACCGACCCCGATAAAGTGCGGGACAACCTCAAAGCCTGGCTTTTTACCGTCTGTCGAAATCGAGCCCTGGACATCCTCCGCAAGGACCACCGGCTGGATCTGGGGAACGACGACGCCATGGACAGCGCCGTCTCTTTTGATCCAGATCCCGCAGAAAATGCGGACTCCCAAGAGCTGCATGCCCGCCTCTGGGAACTGGTGGAAAAACTGCGCCCTAACCAACGCGAGGTCATCCGCCTCAAATTCATGCATGACTGCTCCTACCAGCAGATTGCCGATGTCACTGGCCTCACCGTGGGCAATGTCGGCTTCATCATGCATGTGGCCATCAAGAAACTGCGGGAACTCCTGAACCGCGAACTGGCCAGCCGCTCCCACTAA